The Achromobacter pestifer genome includes a region encoding these proteins:
- a CDS encoding 3-deoxy-7-phosphoheptulonate synthase, whose protein sequence is MTRIDDPLHDREVGAADSTQDNTRTDDTRISAVRPLISPALLQDELPVSAEIQTLVEQSRVQIADVLHGRDDRLVLVVGPCSIHDHGQAMEYARLLRTAAEQHQKDLLIVMRVYFEKPRTTVGWKGYINDPRLDGSFRINEGLRRARELLLDISGLGLPTATEFLDLLSPQYIADLIAWGAIGARTTESPSHRQLSSGLSCPLGFKNGTDGGVQIAADAMVAASAKHAFMGMTKMGMAAIFETRGNQDTHVILRGGKQGPNYDAASVDACCAALRAAGQREQVMIDCSHANSNKSHLRQADVAQDIAAQIAQGDGRITGVMIESHLEEGRQDLKPGQPLRRGVSITDACLGWSQTEPVLETLALAVRQRREKTAKPA, encoded by the coding sequence TTGACCCGCATTGACGACCCCCTGCACGACCGCGAGGTCGGCGCGGCCGACTCCACCCAGGACAACACGCGCACCGACGATACCCGCATCAGCGCGGTGCGCCCCTTGATTTCGCCCGCGCTGCTGCAGGACGAGCTGCCGGTGTCGGCCGAGATCCAGACGCTGGTCGAGCAAAGCCGCGTCCAGATTGCCGACGTGCTGCACGGCCGCGATGACCGCCTGGTGCTGGTGGTCGGCCCCTGTTCCATCCACGACCATGGCCAGGCCATGGAATACGCCCGCCTGCTGCGCACCGCCGCCGAGCAGCACCAGAAAGACCTGCTCATCGTCATGCGCGTGTACTTCGAGAAGCCGCGCACCACCGTGGGCTGGAAGGGCTATATCAACGATCCGCGCCTGGACGGCAGCTTCCGCATCAATGAAGGCCTGCGCCGCGCGCGCGAGCTGCTGCTGGACATCAGCGGCCTGGGCCTGCCGACCGCGACCGAATTCCTCGACCTGCTCAGCCCGCAGTACATCGCCGACCTGATCGCCTGGGGCGCCATCGGCGCGCGCACCACCGAAAGCCCCAGCCACCGCCAGCTGAGCTCGGGCCTGAGCTGCCCGCTGGGCTTCAAGAACGGCACCGACGGCGGCGTGCAGATCGCCGCCGACGCCATGGTCGCCGCCAGCGCCAAGCACGCCTTCATGGGCATGACCAAGATGGGCATGGCCGCCATCTTCGAAACCCGCGGCAACCAGGACACCCACGTCATCCTGCGCGGCGGCAAGCAAGGCCCGAACTACGACGCCGCCAGCGTCGACGCCTGCTGCGCCGCCCTGCGCGCCGCCGGCCAGCGCGAGCAAGTCATGATCGACTGCTCGCACGCCAACTCCAACAAGTCGCACCTGCGCCAGGCCGACGTGGCCCAGGATATCGCCGCCCAGATCGCCCAGGGCGACGGCCGCATCACTGGCGTGATGATCGAAAGCCATCTCGAAGAAGGCCGCCAGGACTTGAAGCCCGGCCAGCCGCTGCGCCGCGGCGTGTCCATCACGGATGCCTGCCTGGGCTGGTCGCAGACCGAGCCGGTGCTGGAAACGCTGGCCCTGGCCGTGCGCCAGCGCCGCGAAAAGACCGCAAAGCCGGCCTGA
- a CDS encoding EAL domain-containing response regulator — protein MPKTEPGGTRRILLVEDHPVERAYLQNVLLALGFRRVAGLGSSIEAVSALSRQFYDVVISDIVTGEGDGTRLPNELRRLVDAGRLKSMPPIIWISSLSDELLQSHVRLALQAGCPSAQALSKPVSRTAMQQAIKTALRSLDEDDAASARPRSPRRDVIEAALGHALITGQGMSVVLQPQMSLSTGRVLAAEALSRWEHPELGAIPAADFVPAAHRLGLDRTLFCRVTDRVLEIQQRMHAEDIAVPIAVNASASTLCSRDLPGLLEQRVAQAGLPARLIKVELTEDEPVTDWLALSSALNLLRVRGFELAMDDFGAGIASMRLFSAMPFTELKIDRDFIVHMHREPASRAVVAAAIEMGRVLGRRVVAEGVEHERDVELLRELGCDVAQGYGICVPLEPDAFIEFCRGR, from the coding sequence ATGCCTAAAACGGAACCCGGCGGGACCCGACGGATACTCCTTGTCGAAGACCATCCGGTCGAGCGCGCCTATCTGCAGAACGTGCTGCTGGCGCTGGGGTTCCGCCGGGTTGCCGGCCTGGGCAGCAGCATCGAAGCCGTCAGCGCGCTGTCGCGCCAGTTCTACGACGTGGTCATCAGCGACATCGTCACGGGCGAGGGCGACGGCACGCGCCTGCCCAACGAATTGCGGCGCCTGGTGGACGCGGGGCGGCTCAAGAGCATGCCTCCCATCATCTGGATCAGCAGCCTCAGCGACGAGCTGTTGCAGTCGCATGTGCGGCTGGCGTTGCAGGCGGGCTGTCCGTCCGCGCAGGCGCTGTCCAAGCCGGTGTCGCGCACGGCCATGCAGCAGGCGATCAAGACGGCGCTGCGCAGCCTCGACGAAGACGACGCTGCGTCGGCCCGGCCGCGCTCGCCGCGGCGCGACGTGATCGAGGCGGCGTTGGGCCATGCGCTGATTACGGGACAGGGCATGAGCGTGGTGCTGCAGCCGCAGATGAGCCTTTCCACGGGCCGCGTGCTGGCCGCCGAGGCCTTGTCGCGCTGGGAGCATCCCGAACTGGGTGCGATCCCGGCGGCGGACTTCGTGCCCGCCGCGCATCGGCTGGGCTTGGACCGGACCTTGTTCTGCCGGGTCACGGACCGGGTGCTGGAGATCCAGCAGCGCATGCACGCCGAAGACATCGCCGTGCCCATCGCGGTCAACGCCTCGGCCTCCACGCTGTGTTCACGCGATCTGCCGGGCCTGCTGGAGCAGCGCGTGGCGCAGGCAGGCCTGCCGGCCCGGCTGATCAAGGTCGAACTGACCGAGGACGAGCCGGTGACCGATTGGCTGGCCTTGTCCTCGGCGCTGAATCTGCTGCGGGTGCGCGGTTTTGAATTGGCGATGGACGATTTCGGCGCGGGCATCGCCTCGATGCGCCTGTTCTCGGCCATGCCCTTCACGGAACTGAAGATAGACCGCGACTTCATCGTGCACATGCACCGCGAGCCCGCATCGCGCGCCGTGGTCGCGGCCGCCATCGAGATGGGCCGCGTGCTGGGCCGGCGCGTGGTCGCGGAAGGCGTGGAGCACGAGCGCGACGTCGAGCTGCTGCGCGAGCTGGGCTGCGACGTGGCCCAAGGCTACGGCATTTGCGTGCCGCTGGAGCCCGACGCCTTCATCGAATTCTGCCGCGGCCGCTGA
- a CDS encoding ferredoxin reductase family protein produces the protein MRRILAAVLLISLLAWAGAYWAQPPAELNVWTARDQLILLTGLGAYALMALIMLLAVRPMWLETRMDGLDKMYRLHKWSGILAAVLAAAHYLIKLGKPVLLALFDPVPKTPRAANLLDMFRGSAKDIGEWAVWILAAMVLLTLWRRFPYHIWRQVHRIAAVIFLVVAFHGVVLTPAAWWWQPAGWLVALCTAVGTVCALMALTGNIGRGRRYRGQVLAIDHLSDDILALTCRVEGNWHHRAGQFAFLTADRREGAHPFTVSGADDGTGRVQFSIKALGDYTRRLQRSLQVGQDVVIEGPYGCFDFQHGDGRPQIWVAAGIGVTPFISWMESLQTDPDTAPVATLYYCARNADDAPFADHLKALCARVPNVTLHVRYSDTQRPLTAAELAANHKPGAAWPSVWFCGPAGFADALKDGLHRRGMPVSELFHQEAFQMR, from the coding sequence ATGCGACGCATACTGGCCGCTGTTCTGCTGATTTCCCTGCTGGCCTGGGCCGGGGCCTACTGGGCGCAACCTCCGGCCGAACTCAATGTCTGGACCGCGCGCGATCAGCTCATTCTGCTGACGGGTCTGGGCGCCTACGCGCTCATGGCCCTGATCATGCTGCTGGCGGTGCGCCCGATGTGGTTGGAAACGCGCATGGATGGGCTGGACAAAATGTACCGGCTGCACAAATGGAGCGGCATCCTGGCCGCCGTGCTGGCGGCGGCGCATTACCTGATCAAGCTGGGCAAGCCGGTGCTGCTGGCGCTGTTCGATCCCGTGCCCAAGACGCCGCGCGCAGCGAATTTGCTCGACATGTTCCGCGGATCCGCCAAGGACATAGGCGAATGGGCCGTGTGGATCCTGGCGGCGATGGTGCTGCTCACCCTGTGGCGACGCTTTCCGTACCACATCTGGCGCCAGGTCCACCGCATCGCCGCGGTGATCTTCCTGGTGGTGGCCTTCCATGGCGTGGTGCTGACGCCTGCCGCTTGGTGGTGGCAGCCCGCTGGCTGGCTGGTGGCCTTGTGCACGGCGGTGGGGACCGTTTGCGCCTTGATGGCGCTGACCGGCAATATCGGGCGCGGCCGCCGCTACAGGGGGCAGGTGCTGGCCATCGACCATCTTTCCGACGACATCCTGGCGCTGACCTGTAGGGTGGAGGGCAACTGGCATCACCGCGCCGGGCAGTTCGCCTTCCTGACCGCGGACCGGCGCGAAGGCGCGCATCCGTTCACGGTGTCGGGCGCGGACGACGGTACCGGAAGGGTACAGTTCTCCATCAAGGCGCTGGGAGACTACACGCGGCGCCTGCAACGCAGCCTGCAGGTGGGACAGGATGTGGTCATCGAAGGCCCTTATGGCTGCTTCGACTTCCAGCACGGCGATGGGCGGCCGCAGATCTGGGTGGCCGCGGGCATCGGCGTCACGCCGTTCATCTCATGGATGGAATCCCTGCAGACGGACCCGGATACCGCGCCGGTGGCGACCCTGTACTACTGCGCCCGCAACGCCGACGACGCGCCGTTCGCGGACCACCTGAAAGCGTTATGCGCGCGCGTGCCGAACGTGACCCTGCATGTGCGCTACAGCGATACCCAGCGGCCGCTGACGGCCGCCGAGCTGGCCGCGAACCACAAGCCGGGCGCGGCATGGCCCAGCGTGTGGTTCTGCGGCCCGGCGGGATTCGCCGATGCCTTGAAGGACGGGTTGCACCGGCGCGGCATGCCGGTGAGCGAACTGTTCCACCAGGAGGCGTTCCAGATGCGCTGA
- a CDS encoding mucoidy inhibitor MuiA family protein, translating to MRRTLLALAIATIPGLAAAAGLASSIGSVTVYQDRAVVTRAASSELAAGEHELVLEKLPASLQENSLQVSAKSTGQATLLDVKVRDAYQADTANERVKQLEEQVRKLQGQQALLDDEAAVLDNQRELVLMMQRGATEPSKDGARLTLDELKAIQSLSADSLARALAGLRRVAEQKEALERELTALQNQLDQLQSSLNRRTKTVTLRVNLARAGKLDLNVSYAVAGARWTPAYDARLRPADRSVDLGYFGVIRQNTGEDWNNVKLTLSTARPSLGGGAPALQPWIVDVAAPPAPPQARPRPSPAPAAMQRADAEAKMSRERIQSFGGASAPVAEVMPEPLEQATAEVQAEATSASFQIKNPATLLSDNSSQRVAIATAKLPATLQYQSTPALREAMFLTAHASNNTDFPFLAGSLNTFLDDAFVAASSMKAVMPGEKLELALGADEGISIKRQLVNRYTESTGFSGSGKRVTYEYKITVKNNKATKEQVSFKDRLPISRNEKIVVKLLSPADREIKREEDGKLVWDWEMEPGKSRETVLKFSVDYPGDIEVSGI from the coding sequence GTGCGACGTACCCTTCTGGCCTTGGCCATTGCGACGATCCCCGGCCTGGCCGCAGCCGCCGGGCTGGCTTCTTCCATCGGTTCCGTGACCGTCTATCAGGACCGCGCCGTCGTGACCCGCGCCGCCAGCAGCGAGCTGGCCGCCGGCGAGCACGAACTGGTGCTGGAGAAGCTGCCGGCCAGCCTGCAGGAAAACTCGCTGCAGGTATCGGCCAAGAGCACCGGCCAGGCCACGCTGCTGGACGTGAAGGTGCGTGACGCCTATCAGGCCGACACCGCCAACGAGCGCGTCAAGCAATTGGAAGAGCAAGTGCGCAAGCTGCAAGGCCAGCAGGCGCTGCTGGACGATGAGGCCGCGGTGCTGGACAACCAGCGCGAGCTGGTGCTGATGATGCAGCGCGGCGCCACCGAGCCCTCCAAGGATGGCGCGCGCCTGACGCTGGATGAACTCAAGGCAATCCAGTCGCTGAGCGCCGACTCGCTGGCCCGCGCGCTGGCCGGGCTGCGCCGGGTCGCCGAACAGAAAGAGGCGCTGGAGCGCGAACTGACCGCGTTGCAGAATCAGCTGGATCAGTTGCAGAGTTCGCTCAATCGCCGCACCAAGACTGTCACCCTGCGCGTGAACCTGGCGCGCGCGGGCAAGCTGGACTTGAACGTTTCCTACGCCGTGGCCGGCGCCCGCTGGACGCCCGCCTACGACGCGCGCCTGCGGCCGGCCGACCGCAGCGTGGACCTGGGCTACTTCGGCGTCATCCGCCAGAACACCGGCGAAGACTGGAACAACGTCAAACTCACCCTGTCCACGGCCCGGCCGTCGCTGGGCGGCGGCGCGCCGGCGCTGCAGCCCTGGATCGTCGACGTGGCCGCGCCGCCGGCTCCGCCCCAGGCGCGTCCGCGCCCGAGTCCGGCTCCGGCCGCCATGCAACGCGCCGACGCCGAAGCCAAGATGTCGCGGGAGCGCATCCAGTCCTTCGGCGGAGCCTCGGCGCCGGTCGCCGAAGTGATGCCCGAACCTCTGGAACAAGCCACCGCCGAGGTGCAGGCCGAAGCGACCAGCGCATCGTTCCAGATCAAGAATCCGGCCACCCTGCTGTCCGATAACTCCTCGCAACGCGTGGCCATCGCCACGGCCAAGCTGCCCGCCACGCTGCAGTACCAGTCCACGCCGGCGCTGCGCGAAGCCATGTTCCTGACCGCGCATGCCAGCAACAACACGGACTTCCCCTTCCTGGCCGGTTCCCTGAACACCTTCCTGGACGACGCCTTCGTCGCGGCCAGTTCCATGAAGGCGGTAATGCCCGGCGAAAAACTCGAACTGGCGCTGGGCGCCGATGAAGGCATCTCGATCAAGCGCCAGCTGGTGAACCGCTATACCGAAAGCACAGGCTTTTCCGGCAGCGGCAAGCGCGTGACCTACGAGTACAAGATCACGGTCAAGAACAACAAGGCGACCAAGGAGCAGGTGTCGTTCAAGGATCGCCTGCCCATCTCGCGCAACGAGAAGATCGTGGTCAAGCTGTTGTCGCCGGCAGACCGCGAGATCAAGCGCGAGGAAGACGGCAAGCTGGTCTGGGACTGGGAGATGGAGCCCGGCAAGTCGCGCGAGACAGTGCTGAAGTTCTCGGTCGACTATCCGGGGGATATCGAGGTTTCCGGAATCTGA
- a CDS encoding LysR family transcriptional regulator, whose amino-acid sequence MELRHLRYFTAVAEELHFTRAAARLGIGQPPLSQQIQQLEREIGTPLFLRLPRGIALTEAGAQFLEDARAILASADRAIDMARRLGRGERGAITVGFTASAVFHPYLPRAIRAYRDRYPDVRVTLTESNTVTLLRGLRAGEVDVAFVRPPYVLDPEFESERVLDEPMLVALPPDHGLSRKRSVPIAALADEDFVLYPRPIGAGLYDAIMSACQRAGFVPRVIQEAPQMASIVSLVAAGVGISIVPAAMRHMGAQGIEYRPIKGDAPHALLDMAYRRHDRSTAAGNAVDMLRALAHP is encoded by the coding sequence ATGGAACTGCGTCACCTGCGTTATTTCACCGCCGTCGCGGAAGAACTGCACTTCACGCGCGCCGCCGCCAGGCTGGGCATCGGCCAGCCGCCGCTCAGCCAGCAGATCCAGCAGCTCGAACGCGAGATCGGCACCCCGCTGTTCCTGCGCCTGCCCCGGGGCATCGCGCTGACGGAGGCCGGCGCCCAGTTCCTGGAGGACGCGCGCGCCATCCTCGCCAGCGCCGACCGCGCCATCGACATGGCGCGCCGGCTGGGGCGCGGGGAACGCGGGGCGATCACCGTGGGATTCACGGCTTCCGCGGTGTTCCACCCTTACCTGCCGCGGGCCATCCGCGCGTACCGTGACCGTTATCCCGATGTGCGAGTCACGCTCACGGAAAGCAACACGGTCACCCTGCTGCGCGGCCTGCGCGCCGGCGAAGTCGACGTGGCCTTCGTGCGCCCGCCCTACGTACTGGACCCGGAGTTCGAGTCGGAGCGTGTGCTGGACGAACCCATGCTGGTGGCGCTGCCCCCCGACCATGGGCTAAGCCGCAAGCGCAGCGTGCCCATCGCCGCGCTGGCGGACGAGGACTTCGTGCTGTATCCGCGTCCCATCGGCGCAGGCCTGTACGACGCGATCATGTCGGCCTGCCAGCGCGCGGGCTTCGTGCCGCGCGTCATCCAGGAAGCGCCGCAGATGGCGTCCATCGTCAGCCTGGTGGCGGCCGGCGTGGGCATTTCCATCGTACCGGCCGCGATGCGGCACATGGGTGCGCAAGGCATCGAGTACCGGCCCATCAAGGGCGACGCGCCGCATGCGTTGCTGGACATGGCCTACCGGCGCCACGACCGCTCGACCGCGGCAGGCAACGCCGTGGACATGCTGCGCGCGCTGGCCCATCCCTAG
- a CDS encoding MFS transporter yields MSVPSACPASSTAASAPADPVSTPTDHLARGTPGLRRAQWALFAAGFSTFSLLYCVQPLMPLFTRAFGVSPAQSSLVLSLCTGFLALAIFFVGLFSQAVPRKRAMALSLFASAVLGTVAAAAPDWHSLLALRALQGLAMGGVPALAMAYLAEEVEPGTLGFAMGLYIGGSAFGGLSGRVITGLVSDHYGWRAALGTLGLLGIVAAALFVWLLPASRRHAPQRGRGWAGVWGDVRAGAASHLTNGPLCGLFALGGLLMGAFVTVYNYVGFRLLLPPFSLSQTFIGFIFVVYLVGIFASTWFGRLADRHGRGAMLSAATGLALAGLLLTLSNWLPLLIAGIVVFTFGFFAAHAVASGWVGQMARGYKALAASLYLLVYYVGSSVLGALGGHFWTTGLWPGVAAMAGALLALALAISASLYRRTGRAPASAAMGGSAS; encoded by the coding sequence ATGTCTGTCCCCTCCGCCTGTCCCGCCTCTTCAACCGCCGCGTCCGCGCCGGCGGACCCTGTCTCCACGCCCACCGATCACCTTGCCCGCGGCACCCCCGGATTGCGGCGCGCCCAATGGGCGCTGTTCGCGGCCGGCTTTTCCACGTTTTCGCTGCTGTACTGCGTGCAGCCGCTGATGCCGCTGTTCACCCGCGCATTCGGCGTGTCGCCCGCCCAAAGCAGCCTGGTGTTGTCGCTATGCACCGGCTTTCTGGCGCTGGCCATCTTCTTCGTGGGCCTGTTCTCGCAAGCCGTGCCGCGCAAGCGCGCCATGGCGCTGTCGCTGTTCGCGTCCGCCGTGCTGGGCACCGTCGCCGCCGCGGCGCCGGACTGGCACAGCCTGCTGGCGTTGCGCGCACTGCAAGGCCTGGCCATGGGCGGGGTGCCCGCGCTCGCCATGGCCTACCTGGCCGAAGAGGTCGAGCCTGGCACCCTGGGCTTCGCCATGGGCCTGTACATCGGCGGCAGCGCTTTCGGCGGCTTGTCGGGCCGGGTCATTACCGGGCTGGTCTCGGATCACTACGGCTGGCGCGCCGCCTTGGGCACGCTGGGGCTGTTGGGGATCGTGGCGGCGGCGCTGTTCGTCTGGCTGTTGCCCGCGTCGCGCCGCCACGCGCCGCAGCGGGGCAGGGGCTGGGCCGGCGTCTGGGGCGATGTGCGCGCAGGCGCCGCCTCGCACCTGACGAACGGACCTCTGTGCGGGCTGTTCGCGCTGGGCGGCCTGTTGATGGGCGCCTTCGTCACGGTCTACAACTACGTGGGCTTTCGCCTGCTGCTGCCGCCGTTCTCGCTGAGCCAGACTTTCATCGGCTTCATCTTCGTGGTCTATCTGGTCGGGATCTTCGCGTCGACCTGGTTCGGCCGCCTGGCCGACCGCCACGGGCGCGGCGCGATGCTGTCGGCCGCCACCGGACTGGCGCTGGCGGGCCTGCTGCTGACCCTGTCCAACTGGCTGCCGCTGCTGATTGCCGGGATCGTCGTGTTCACCTTCGGTTTTTTCGCGGCGCACGCGGTCGCCAGCGGCTGGGTCGGACAGATGGCGCGCGGCTACAAGGCGCTGGCGGCATCGCTCTATCTGCTGGTGTACTACGTGGGGTCCAGCGTGCTCGGCGCCTTGGGCGGACACTTCTGGACCACGGGCCTATGGCCCGGGGTGGCTGCAATGGCGGGCGCGCTGCTGGCCTTGGCGCTGGCCATCAGCGCGAGCCTGTACCGTCGTACTGGCCGCGCGCCGGCGTCTGCGGCCATGGGAGGCAGCGCCTCGTAG
- a CDS encoding DUF2325 domain-containing protein — MNPLSPDSQNLQREHAALLAAYGQAQAHCSRLLAAQSARILYLESEAMRLRAAVILRDTALAWAREDRKALETSIPGLPRRVALARSVAQLMERVQTLMRERLAWQGRAGAAARELETLAEPPAWRPAPSAVMLRQKAVLCVGEDAVALALTRKMVELAGGRYLGHDGGADADGDTLEASLVAADLVICQTGCVSHGAYWRVKDHCSRTGKQCVLVDKPEALQALRLEREPLKTDG; from the coding sequence ATGAATCCTCTCTCCCCCGACAGCCAGAACCTGCAGCGCGAGCATGCCGCGCTGCTCGCCGCCTACGGGCAGGCGCAGGCGCATTGCAGCCGGCTGCTGGCCGCCCAGTCGGCGCGCATCCTGTATCTGGAGAGCGAGGCCATGCGCCTGCGCGCGGCCGTCATCCTGCGCGACACCGCGCTGGCCTGGGCGCGCGAAGACCGCAAGGCGCTGGAGACATCCATTCCCGGCCTGCCCAGGCGCGTGGCGCTGGCCCGCAGCGTCGCCCAACTGATGGAACGCGTGCAGACGCTCATGCGGGAGCGCCTGGCCTGGCAAGGGCGGGCTGGCGCCGCGGCGCGCGAACTGGAGACGCTGGCGGAGCCGCCGGCCTGGCGTCCCGCGCCGTCCGCGGTCATGCTGCGCCAGAAAGCGGTGCTGTGCGTGGGCGAGGACGCCGTGGCCCTGGCGTTGACGCGCAAGATGGTCGAACTGGCCGGCGGACGCTATCTCGGCCATGACGGCGGCGCGGATGCCGATGGCGACACGCTGGAAGCCAGCCTGGTGGCCGCGGACCTGGTGATCTGCCAGACCGGTTGCGTCAGCCACGGCGCCTACTGGCGCGTCAAGGACCATTGCTCCCGCACTGGCAAGCAATGCGTGCTGGTCGACAAGCCCGAAGCCTTGCAGGCGCTGCGGCTGGAACGCGAGCCGCTGAAGACGGACGGTTGA